In a single window of the Neoarius graeffei isolate fNeoGra1 chromosome 28, fNeoGra1.pri, whole genome shotgun sequence genome:
- the LOC132875836 gene encoding zinc finger BED domain-containing protein 5-like, giving the protein MDRWLATARTKRKEIPEAEGESTSDHPPAKQKRKCLRKYSDEYLGLGFYWTGSEAEQLPLCLVCSETLSNEALKPCKLRRHLQTKHGEYANKPLQFFKNKLKEYQSKRKIMEGTARGSDNAKAVEASYLVSELIAKTGKPHTDGENLILPATKKIVEVMLGEKAVQPIKLLSLSDNTVKRRIDDMADNVLHQLIENIKGSRFYAIQLDESTDIANVSNLLAYIRYEKNGEIKEDLLFCRPLPTRSTAEAIFDILSSFVVSNGIEWSKCVGVSTDGARAMLGQHSGVVSRVKAVAPQASSIHCSIHREALAAKKMPLNLKTVLDQAVKAVNFIKSRPLQTRLFSMLCGEMGSEHQQLLLHTEVRWLSRGKVLTHLFELRDEVRVFFLDSKFELAHCFSDFEWLAKLGYLADIFSHLNALNLALQGSAVNMFKVQHKVEGAIRKLAQWDKRVDQSNYDSFENLSDFLTKEERQLPIHVTNAIKEHLQGLKTQLREYFPPLDAQCSWIENPFGVHSDEAIAALSAKEQDSLLDLSCDTALKLVFSQKHLINFWLHVASEYPDLADRAVRVLMPFPTTYLCECGFSALVALKIKYRNKLNVEPDLRLRLSSIVPDIKYLVGTMQHQPSH; this is encoded by the coding sequence ATGGATAGGTGGTTAGCAACAGCGAGAACTAAAAGaaaagagattccagaggctgagGGCGAGTCTACAAGTGATCATCCCCCTGCcaaacagaaaagaaaatgcCTAAGAAAATACAGTGATGAGTACCTGGGTCTTGGATTTTATTGGACTGGCTCAGAGGCTGAACAACTCCCGCTGTGTCTGGTATGCTCCGAAACACTTTCGAATGAAGCCTTGAAGCCCTGTAAACTGCGCCGTCACCTCCAGACAAAGCATGGGGAGTACGCGAACAAGCCACTACAGTTCTTTAAGAACAAGCTCAAAGAATACCAGAGCAAGAGAAAAATAATGGAAGGTACTGCCAGGGGCAGTGACAATGCAAAGGCTGTGGAAGCGTCATATCTGGTCTCCGAGCTCATCGCTAAGACGGGAAaaccacacactgatggagagaaCTTGATTCTTCCAGCTACTAAAAAGATAGTTGAGGTGATGTTGGGAGAGAAAGCAGTGCAGCCGATCAAACTCCTTTCACTGTCGGATAACACTGTCAAGCGCAGAATTGATGACATGGCAGACAATGTGCTACATCAGCTGATAGAGAACATTAAAGGGAGCCGTTTTTATGCCATCCAACTGGACGAATCAACTGACATTGCCAACGTATCAAATCTGCTTGCCTACATCCGATACGAAAAGAATGGCGAAATAAAGGAAGACCTTTTGTTTTGTAGACCTCTGCCAACCCGTTCAACTGCTGAGGCAATTTTTGACATTTTGAGTTCTTTCGTAGTTTCCAATGGTATTGAATGGTCCAAATGTGTTGGGGTGAGCACTGATGGAGCGCGTGCAATGCTGGGCCAGCACAGCGGAGTTGTCAGTCGTGTAAAAGCGGTGGCCCCTCAAGCGAGCTCTATCCACTGCAGTATACACCGCGAAGCACTGGCTGCAAAGAAAATGCCCCTGAATCTGAAGACTGTTTTAGACCAGGCAGTCAAAGCCGTTAACTTCATCAAAAGCCGTCCACTGCAAACACGTTTATTTTCCATGCTGTGTGGAGAGATGGGCAGTGAGCACCAGCAGCTGTTGTTACACACAGAAGTGCGATGGCTCTCGAGGGGAAAGGTGCTGACGCACCTTTTCGAGCTGCGGGATGAAGTGCGCGTGTTTTTTCTCGACTCAAAATTTGAACTCGCACACTGCTTCAGTGATTTTGAATGGCTAGCTAAATTGGGTTATCTCGCTGACATTTTCAGCCACTTAAATGCTTTGAATCTAGCTCTTCAGGGATCCGCTGTTAACATGTTCAAGGTCCAGCACAAAGTGGAGGGAGCGATAAGAAAACTCGCACAGTGGGATAAGCGTGTCGACCAGTCAAATTATGACTCCTTTGAAAACTTGTCAGATTTTTTGACAAAGGAAGAGAGGCAGCTTCCCATCCATGTGACTAACGCAATCAAAGAGCACCTCCAGGGTTTGAAAACACAGCTGCGCGAATACTTCCCTCCCCTCGATGCGCAATGCAGTTGGATCGAAAATCCATTCGGCGTTCACAGTGATGAGGCCATTGCTGCCCTGAGCGCAAAAGAGCAAGACAGTCTTCTGGATCTCTCCTGCGACACCGCATTGAAGCTGGTCTTCTCACAGAAGCACCTGATAAACTTTTGGCTTCATGTTGCTTCTGAGTATCCCGATCTGGCCGACAGAGCTGTGAGAGTTCTGATGCCTTTTCCGACGACGTACCTATGTGAGTGTGGGTTTTCTGCACTAGTGGCGCTGAAGATAAAGTACAGAAATAAACTGAATGTTGAGCCAGATCTTCGACTTCGACTGTCATCCATTGTGCCAGACATAAAGTATCTGGTTGGCACCATGCAACATCAGCCTTCACATTAG
- the ajm1 gene encoding apical junction component 1 homolog, whose product MTLTDPPNILESAAYQTAKLNFISIHIKLYSSCKQCDLQCTDASGDTWNNPKEYGHMFDIASLHKPKYHTIKMEYPCARADRYVANPDAAWNVLAQHKRHKLHRFSSPDLHNMQVTPQIVSAELSDEVTLRRRTRSRSASGVQTNFSPLKPDGSPPVVKRNRDFQRSPKHSQWRPEVSARESFYGPSCTVINEVHPIKLQPQRTDSVRHSPIYMPESLGEGRTVKLATSPHVRCRVDIKPDDAASQQHGQKPSISRVDIPSHRYTSSGSLMVPPHVSTSRIPTPTEYFKGECTPTYQYSQSMPTSYMLPLKTPPQRILSQWEMRQYGRERRAKSNPNMPTKFSNLDNLGKYECSPPKRTNYQDDYFTIPSQTYSPKVHYFQDKKPHVIHTIPDRPYFKEGDLYHTEPAQYIIQTPPARTLVGDDPRTHQVQTVPPRIFYVGDPYVPPVEAYIPAQVYYTEDRHRAHMFQPKSHDLYGSDVSSFSTPYPKYTSQVTLAKISKRQESMLTPWYSNLCMEPVTDPKSHSRSWDNILNTHVAREQPVSHGKSDENLLCQRKQTLSINDRPKPVVVNLSSSPRRYAALSLSDNSLIDKSPVDTKGSSSKQWYVTPEITITDNDIKPCKGYKAEARSASWDVLDSKKASGEDASYHETIPIPTKDKTYHSTSLQQSLEQLDKLLADLVIDYKPPTSIHASKDLAVSSGRKNTMAVYESSMSFDKPSTSITIDTHTIKDTEGRCDDLQNNEECSPDQSPDEDETMMCSNNKCRRTETLFNACLYFKSCHSCYTYYCSRNCRREDWAIHKESCLYGRIGSICRHVIKYCRETSEVHKAFSRIAKVGYLSRGRGVLFLSFPNPGSSTNFLQYGLESLVMSPTYLSIRELDSYMDNLGDYCKELQEAGKEYDPNECFLLNVSIAVGEQVPERSPPRIKAPTVRKYAKVALASYSPQRNIHGKEHEMETLILTPPPGTADIDKEGEEGRKAREICFINIQRELRIRGVFLRHEYPHVYQKLCEFVESNRRFTPTSIYPIDKRTGKQFMCMIMAASEPRTLDWIATPHLLDDII is encoded by the coding sequence ATGACACTCACAGATCCACCCAACATACTGGAATCTGCTGCGTATCAAACTGCTAAACTGAATTTCATCTCTATTCACATCAAGCTCTACTCTTCCTGTAAACAATGTGATCTCCAGTGCACTGATGCTAGTGGAGATACCTGGAACAACCCAAAAGAGTACGGTCATATGTTTGATATTGCATCTCTACACAAGCCCAAATATCACACAATCAAAATGGAGTACCCATGTGCAAGGGCTGACAGATATGTAGCCAACCCAGATGCTGCCTGGAATGTGTTAGCACAGCATAAAAGGCACAAACTGCATCGTTTTTCATCCCCAGATCTTCATAACATGCAAGTAACTCCTCAAATTGTTTCTGCTGAATTGAGTGATGAGGTTACACTTAGGAGAAGAACAAGATCAAGAAGTGCTTCAGGAGTCCAGACAAACTTCAGTCCTTTAAAGCCCGATGGCTCCCCTCCTGTGGTTAAAAGGAATCGTGATTTTCAAAGGTCCCCAAAACATTCTCAGTGGAGGCCAGAGGTGTCTGCCAGAGAATCTTTCTATGGACCAAGTTGTACTGTCATTAATGAGGTACATCCCATCAAACTGCAACCACAGAGGACTGATAGCGTTAGGCACTCTCCTATTTATATGCCTGAAAGTTTGGGTGAAGGAAGGACTGTTAAACTTGCCACTAGTCCTCATGTAAGGTGTCGAGTAGACATTAAGCCTGATGATGCAGCTTCGCAGCAGCATGGTCAAAAGCCATCCATTTCAAGGGTGGACATACCATCACACAGGTATACCAGTAGTGGCAGTCTTATGGTACCTCCTCATGTCTCCACTTCCAGAATACCAACTCCTACTGAATATTTCAAAGGTGAATGCACACCTACCTATCAATATTCCCAAAGTATGCCAACCAGTTACATGCTGCCATTAAAGACCCCACCACAAAGGATACTCTCTCAATGGGAGATGAGACAGTATGGGAGGGAGAGAAGAGCTAAGTCAAATCCCAATATGCCAACTAAATTCTCCAATTTAGATAATTTGGGGAAGTATGAATGTTCACCCCCAAAAAGAACTAACTATCAGGATGATTATTTTACCATTCCCAGCCAAACCTATTCTCCTAAAGTACATTATTTTCAAGATAAAAAACCTCATGTGATTCATACTATACCTGACAGGCCATATTTTAAAGAAGGAGATCTTTATCATACAGAGCCAGCACAATACATAATACAGACACCCCCTGCACGAACCTTAGTTGGGGATGACCCTAGGACACATCAGGTTCAAACAGTTCCTCCTAGGATTTTCTATGTAGGTGATCCCTATGTACCTCCAGTGGAAGCTTACATTCCAGCTCAAGTGTATTACACAGAGGACAGACATCGTGCACATATGTTTCAGCCAAAATCACATGATTTGTATGGCTCAGATGTGTCTAGCTTTTCCACACCCTATCCTAAATACACATCTCAAGTTACACTAGCTAAAATTAGCAAAAGACAAGAATCTATGCTTACCCCTTGGTACAGTAACCTGTGTATGGAGCCAGTAACTGACCCAAAGTCTCACTCAAGGTCTTGGGACAATATCCTCAACACTCATGTAGCACGGGAACAACCTGTGTCTCATGGGAAAAGTGATGAGAATCTTCTATGTCAAAGGAAACAAACTTTGTCAATAAATGACCGACCAAAACCTGTGGTTGTTAACCTTTCAAGTTCACCGAGACGTTATGCAGCTTTATCCTTGTCTGATAATTCCTTGATTGACAAAAGCCCAGTTGATACTAAGGGAAGCTCAAGCAAACAGTGGTATGTCACTCCTGAAATTACTATTACAGACAATGATATCAAACCTTGCAAGGGCTATAAGGCAGAGGCACGCTCGGCAAGTTGGGATGTACTTGATTCTAAAAAAGCTTCAGGTGAAGATGCCTCTTACCATGAGACAATTCCCATTCCGACTAAAGATAAGACATATCACAGCACTTCACTCCAACAAAGCTTAGAACAACTTGACAAGCTTTTAGCTGACTTGGTCATTGATTATAAACCACCCACTAGTATACATGCCAGTAAAGACTTGGCAGTATCTTCAGGAAGAAAGAATACAATGGCAGTATATGAGAGTAGCATGTCCTTTGACAAACCATCAACATCCATAACAATAGATACTCACACTATAAAAGACACTGAGGGGAGATGTGATGATCTGCAAAATAATGAGGAGTGCTCCCCAGACCAGAGTCCAGATGAGGATGAGACAATGATGTGTTCAAACAATAAATGCCGCCGGACAGAGACCTTGTTTAATGCTTGCCTCTACTTTAAATCCTGCCACAGCTGTTACACATACTACTGCTCTCGCAACTGCCGCAGGGAGGACTGGGCTATTCACAAGGAGAGCTGTCTGTATGGAAGAATTGGCAGTATATGTCGTCATGTTATTAAGTATTGTAGAGAAACCTCAGAGGTCCACAAAGCTTTCTCACGTATAGCCAAAGTGGGTTACCTGTCCCGAGGAAGAGGTGTGCTGTTTTTGAGCTTTCCAAACCCAGGATCATCAACAAACTTCCTTCAATATGGCCTAGAAAGCCTCGTAATGTCTCCAACATATCTGTCCATACGTGAACTAGATAGTTACATGGATAATCTTGGAGATTATTGTAAGGAGCTCCAGGAAGCAGGTAAGGAATATGACCCCAATGAATGTTTTCTCTTGAATGTATCCATTGCTGTTGGTGAACAAGTGCCTGAAAGATCGCCACCGAGGATAAAAGCCCCAACAGTTAGGAAGTATGCCAAGGTTGCTTTAGCCTCTTACAGCCCACAAAGGAATATCCATGGGAAAGAACATGAAATGGAGACTTTGATTCTCACTCCACCACCAGGTACAGCTGACATTGACAAGGAAGGTGAAGAGGGGAGAAAAGCTAGAGAGATTTGTTTCATCAACATTCAACGTGAGCTAAGAATTCGTGGGGTGTTCCTCCGCCATGAGTACCCCCACGTGTATCAGAAACTCTGTGAGTTTGTGGAGAGCAACAGAAGATTTACTCCTACCAGTATTTATCCTATTGACAAGAGAACTGGCAAACAGTTCATGTGCATGATAATGGCAGCCTCTGAGCCACGGACTTTGGATTGGATTGCCACTCCTCATCTTCTAGATGATATTATTTAA